From uncultured Pseudodesulfovibrio sp.:
TGACGACATAATCCAGATATTCGAACCCCACGGGGTCTACAACATCTTCCTTGGTATAGGTTTTAAAAATCGGTCCGACACCGATGTAATCTGCACCACGCTTGACTGCATCACGAGCCTCAGCCGGACTGTGGGTCGACAGGCCAATAGCCATATCTTCCCCCACCAGTCGACGTACAGCTTCCACAGGCAGATCTTCCTGCCCAATATGAACGCCGTCCGCGCCTACCAATCGAGCCAATTCGATATCGTCATTGACGATAAATGCAGCTCCGGCCTCACGGGTCATATCTCGAATAACAAGACACTCCTCGTACTTGGCGCCCATCTTCTTTTCCTTTTCGCGGTACTGAACCAGCTTGATCCCGCTGTCCAACAT
This genomic window contains:
- the thiE gene encoding thiamine phosphate synthase — its product is MARIITRNTILDTDIYCLTGEKFSLGRSNIDVVREMLDSGIKLVQYREKEKKMGAKYEECLVIRDMTREAGAAFIVNDDIELARLVGADGVHIGQEDLPVEAVRRLVGEDMAIGLSTHSPAEARDAVKRGADYIGVGPIFKTYTKEDVVDPVGFEYLDYVVNNVDIPFVAIGGIKEHNIGEVVRRGASCVAIVTEIVGDKNINEKINALRHEIEAAKE